A genomic segment from Paenibacillus sp. FSL K6-1096 encodes:
- a CDS encoding ABC transporter ATP-binding protein translates to MTTILRTWDLTKVYQDKEIVSSVNMEIRQGEIYGFLGPNGAGKTTVMKMITNLVKPTAGEIEFFGEKMTARSYEMLKRMGSIIEYPVFYDKLSARENLALHGEYMGFYDANAVEEALELVKLRAVDSKPVKNFSLGMKQRLGIARAVMTKPELLILDEPINGLDPMGIMELREVFRMLSREYGMTLLISSHLLGEIEQVADTVGVIREGKLVEQVAMDTIRSQNTQYIELITGESTKAVYVLSHKLGLTNFKVLDPRTIRIYEDIPQLTLSKALVEAEVGLESLSKKHHSLEDHFVELMGGARHA, encoded by the coding sequence ATGACGACGATACTGCGGACATGGGATTTAACCAAGGTCTATCAGGATAAGGAAATCGTAAGCAGTGTGAACATGGAGATCAGGCAGGGTGAAATCTACGGGTTCCTGGGACCCAACGGCGCCGGCAAAACGACCGTGATGAAGATGATCACGAACCTCGTGAAGCCGACCGCAGGAGAGATTGAATTCTTCGGTGAAAAGATGACCGCCCGCTCCTACGAAATGCTGAAGCGCATGGGCAGCATCATTGAATATCCGGTGTTCTACGATAAGCTGAGTGCCCGCGAGAATCTGGCGCTGCACGGGGAGTATATGGGCTTTTATGATGCTAACGCGGTAGAGGAAGCACTTGAGCTGGTCAAGCTGAGAGCCGTGGACAGTAAGCCAGTGAAGAACTTCTCACTGGGGATGAAGCAGCGGCTGGGTATTGCCCGAGCGGTGATGACGAAGCCGGAGCTGCTCATTCTGGATGAGCCGATCAACGGGCTGGACCCGATGGGCATTATGGAGCTGCGCGAGGTGTTCCGCATGTTAAGCCGGGAATACGGGATGACCCTGCTGATCTCCAGCCACCTTCTTGGGGAAATTGAGCAGGTTGCCGATACGGTTGGCGTTATTCGCGAAGGCAAGCTGGTCGAGCAGGTGGCGATGGATACGATCCGCAGCCAGAATACACAGTACATTGAGCTGATTACAGGGGAGAGCACGAAGGCGGTATACGTTCTGTCGCACAAGCTGGGCCTGACCAACTTCAAGGTACTGGACCCGCGCACCATCCGTATCTATGAGGATATCCCGCAGCTAACGCTGAGCAAGGCACTGGTAGAAGCCGAGGTCGGGCTGGAGAGCCTGAGCAAGAAGCATCATTCTCTTGAAGATCATTTCGTAGAACTGATGGGAGGTGCCCGCCATGCTTAA
- a CDS encoding ABC transporter permease has translation MLKLMRLELRKSKFTFLRSVLIADLAILGFMILLILTGMDEGDFESYDNVFQGVSVLVKATYIIFASVLLSKLVIDEYKSNTITVLFMYPVPRKMLMAAKLIIVFLFTFFGILLSDVVISSILAGVTYVFPDAIQGSLTRELIVSNLLRAGTDALYAAGIGLIPLFFGMRRKSVPATIVSAVLIVMVISSGFGEFRMGNLLGISVTLALAGAFIAYLSIRNIEHQDVG, from the coding sequence ATGCTTAAGCTGATGCGGCTGGAGCTGCGCAAGAGCAAGTTCACGTTCCTTCGGAGTGTGCTGATTGCAGATCTGGCGATCCTTGGGTTTATGATTCTGCTGATTCTCACCGGGATGGATGAGGGAGACTTCGAGTCGTATGATAATGTGTTTCAAGGCGTGTCTGTATTGGTAAAAGCAACCTATATCATCTTTGCCTCCGTGCTGCTCAGCAAGCTGGTGATCGACGAGTACAAGAGCAATACGATCACAGTACTGTTCATGTACCCGGTGCCGCGCAAAATGCTCATGGCCGCCAAGCTGATCATTGTTTTCCTGTTTACCTTCTTCGGCATTTTGCTGTCGGATGTGGTGATCAGCAGCATTCTTGCAGGAGTGACTTATGTATTTCCTGATGCGATTCAAGGATCTCTAACCCGGGAGCTGATTGTTTCGAATCTGCTGCGGGCCGGAACAGATGCGCTCTATGCGGCCGGCATCGGACTGATTCCGTTATTCTTCGGAATGCGCCGCAAATCGGTACCGGCGACGATTGTCTCCGCCGTCCTGATCGTCATGGTGATCTCCTCCGGCTTCGGCGAATTCCGCATGGGCAATCTGCTTGGAATTTCAGTCACGCTTGCCCTGGCCGGTGCGTTCATTGCCTATCTGTCGATCCGCAATATTGAGCATCAGGATGTAGGTTAA